A region of Malaciobacter marinus DNA encodes the following proteins:
- a CDS encoding UvrD-helicase domain-containing protein: MADIQEYFNKLINVLGFYTENDLEKLSKNHNEELKKIKITHNNKLEQVQIDYENAIDENNKAQQNKLENTEIKYTNRIDDLISSYDNKLENAELDYKSKLYERNMYYKNKFKELQESYEKSLNKFTLNSPRLKFVEALPKIEKKINFIVFSKKDDEIKKFIELKNLGNPTDEQWKIILCKNSTQLVAAAAGSGKSTTMLLRIIVLIKFANVNPNELVVFSFTKKSCKELRDKLVSLFKKAKLDIDKSIIEKMIRTFHSKVYEVAKDSGYLGSYKLFEFIKDKDNGDNNYELDAEIDNTFNSTLNYAQSSILKEIYAISYSKCNYFKKLIHKIFLKSNFNKLLLKQDEKKGISQIKYALNFSEELCNVFKDVFKTTLDTNIKEKTFSKVVDTSFYYHLYLDKLDVYLIFSPENDILKKTEFKDILIENRLNKKQFKLLGARNIHKKVFSYCDSKVVFVETQQELNNILLINDFSDDSEKNDTPIIFDIKISTLSRKKLIYEFFYILINFIESTGISFEQLNSLKDKILNDSTFDEEHKDIYNAMMIYWEFMNKYFKENEIWQFSNLLKFFSVNNINHFDYTSTSIKSMKNILIDEFQDISPEIVSFIKGAQKYLYKEEKETTLMCIGDDWQSIYGWRGSTPSYLIKFKEHFNCEHNELVMSYNFRSSQNILSKAGEILNKVDMKLDKEVIAFNKHIDSEFKKINIENKSNKMDIKKVTEDINKRIIEIKNEWPDASIYVLCRQNSKDFNGIIGADDIMTFHSSKGLEADVCFLIGDCYYKEKDIIRNLIYRLAKYNQTYDESQRDEQLRLAYVAATRAKKYAYWYGLEESDFGYIFE; this comes from the coding sequence ATGGCTGACATTCAAGAATATTTTAATAAGTTAATTAATGTTTTAGGTTTCTATACAGAAAATGATTTAGAAAAATTATCTAAAAATCATAATGAAGAATTAAAAAAGATTAAAATAACTCATAATAATAAATTAGAACAAGTACAAATAGATTATGAAAATGCAATAGATGAGAATAATAAAGCTCAACAAAATAAATTAGAGAATACAGAAATAAAGTATACTAATAGAATAGATGACCTTATTTCTTCTTATGATAATAAGTTAGAAAATGCAGAATTAGATTATAAGAGTAAATTATATGAAAGAAATATGTATTATAAAAATAAATTTAAAGAACTTCAAGAGAGTTATGAAAAATCTTTAAATAAATTTACCTTAAATAGCCCCAGATTGAAATTTGTTGAGGCATTACCTAAAATAGAAAAGAAGATTAATTTTATTGTTTTTTCTAAAAAAGATGATGAAATTAAAAAATTTATTGAATTGAAAAATTTAGGAAATCCAACTGACGAACAATGGAAAATTATCTTATGTAAAAATAGTACTCAGTTAGTTGCTGCGGCGGCGGGTTCTGGTAAATCTACTACAATGCTTTTGAGAATTATAGTTCTTATTAAATTTGCTAATGTGAACCCTAATGAATTAGTAGTATTTTCGTTTACAAAAAAATCTTGTAAAGAACTTCGTGATAAACTTGTAAGCCTTTTTAAAAAAGCAAAATTAGATATTGATAAGTCAATCATTGAAAAAATGATTAGAACTTTCCACTCAAAGGTTTATGAAGTAGCAAAAGATTCAGGTTATTTAGGTTCATATAAATTATTTGAATTTATTAAAGATAAGGATAATGGAGATAATAATTATGAATTAGATGCAGAAATTGACAATACATTTAATAGCACATTAAATTATGCACAATCTAGTATATTAAAAGAAATTTATGCTATTTCATATAGTAAATGCAATTACTTTAAAAAATTAATACATAAAATATTTTTGAAAAGTAATTTTAATAAGTTATTATTAAAGCAAGATGAAAAGAAAGGTATTTCACAAATAAAATATGCTCTCAATTTTTCTGAAGAATTGTGTAATGTATTCAAAGATGTTTTTAAAACTACTTTAGATACTAATATCAAAGAAAAAACTTTTTCTAAAGTAGTAGATACATCTTTTTACTATCATTTATATTTGGATAAATTAGATGTATATTTAATTTTTAGTCCTGAAAATGATATTTTAAAAAAAACTGAATTTAAAGATATTCTAATAGAAAATCGTTTAAATAAAAAACAATTTAAATTGTTAGGGGCTAGAAATATACATAAAAAAGTTTTTAGTTATTGTGATTCAAAGGTTGTTTTTGTAGAAACTCAGCAAGAACTGAATAATATACTTTTAATTAATGACTTTTCTGATGATTCTGAAAAAAATGATACTCCCATAATTTTTGATATAAAAATAAGTACATTATCTCGAAAAAAATTAATTTATGAGTTTTTCTATATCCTTATAAACTTTATAGAGAGTACTGGAATTTCTTTTGAACAGTTAAACTCTTTAAAAGATAAAATACTTAATGATTCTACTTTTGATGAAGAACACAAAGATATATATAATGCCATGATGATTTATTGGGAGTTTATGAATAAATATTTTAAAGAAAATGAGATATGGCAATTCTCAAATTTATTAAAATTTTTTTCAGTAAATAACATTAATCATTTTGATTATACATCAACTTCAATTAAAAGTATGAAAAACATATTAATAGATGAATTTCAAGATATATCACCTGAAATTGTGTCATTCATTAAAGGTGCTCAAAAATATTTGTATAAAGAAGAGAAAGAAACAACTTTAATGTGTATAGGAGATGATTGGCAAAGTATTTATGGATGGAGAGGTAGTACACCTTCATATCTAATAAAGTTTAAAGAGCATTTTAATTGTGAGCATAATGAATTAGTTATGTCATATAATTTTAGGTCTTCACAAAATATTTTATCTAAAGCAGGAGAAATTTTAAATAAAGTAGATATGAAATTAGATAAAGAGGTAATTGCCTTTAATAAGCATATAGATAGTGAGTTTAAGAAAATTAATATAGAAAATAAATCTAATAAGATGGATATAAAAAAAGTAACAGAAGATATTAACAAAAGAATTATTGAGATAAAAAATGAATGGCCTGATGCAAGTATTTATGTTTTATGTCGACAAAATTCAAAAGACTTTAATGGGATAATTGGTGCAGATGATATTATGACTTTTCACTCTTCTAAAGGTTTGGAGGCTGATGTATGTTTTTTAATAGGAGATTGTTACTATAAAGAAAAGGATATTATCAGAAATTTAATATATCGTCTTGCAAAATATAATCAAACATATGATGAAAGTCAGCGAGATGAACAATTAAGATTAGCATATGTGGCTGCAACAAGAGCAAAAAAGTATGCATATTGGTATGGGTTAGAGGAATCAGATTTTGGTTATATATTTGAATAG
- a CDS encoding ATP-binding protein, with protein MSIKIGEVIAVNGVKVTLKIFEDSSKDTLYYDGDKYKGVSIREYISIQRGFRNIICIIEGEYLDENKVEGEENKKYYIRKVEAKPIGYYEQEKFYEGIKFLPMIKDVAFLLKESKISEIYSRGQSNGFVIGKMLKEDIPISLPWQKLFNTHIGIFGNTGSGKSNTLAKLYTVLFEQKLESIGDKSKFVILDFNGEYTADQLAEANYKNTLQLNTQTEGQDKFPLNENEFWNSETLSILFQATANTQRPFLNRIISGRKKFIDNPDSLLNYIKTTFKAVFTAAAPKADTLDLLRSIVHILNNTELSSKLKEITWMGHPNNTFKSNGTYFNADGAGYTNVFQNTVDNITIDTLNPFDELVIRTNLQLIRDLIYGYVQFEHIQPLLKRIESSLNSLKKVVSIENNQTESKLLTVVSLRKSNQEIKKVLPLLIAKHFYHQHKDTVGNPPDKTMHLIIDEAHNILSQQSTRENENWKDYRLELFEEIIKEGRKFGMFITLSSQRPADISPTIISQLHNFFIHRLVNDRDLFLLDNTISTLDNLSRSLIPNLSKGSCIVTGTSFDLPMVLQIDRLERVKQPDSEDVNLELLWRTEL; from the coding sequence GTGTCGATTAAAATTGGTGAAGTTATCGCCGTAAATGGCGTAAAAGTTACGCTCAAAATATTTGAAGATTCCAGCAAAGACACTCTTTACTATGACGGAGACAAATATAAGGGCGTATCTATACGCGAATATATATCTATTCAACGTGGTTTTAGAAATATCATTTGTATCATTGAGGGAGAATACCTTGATGAAAACAAGGTCGAAGGAGAAGAAAATAAAAAATATTACATTCGCAAAGTAGAAGCTAAACCTATTGGCTATTATGAGCAAGAAAAATTTTACGAAGGTATAAAATTCCTTCCAATGATTAAGGATGTTGCTTTTCTTTTAAAGGAAAGCAAGATATCCGAGATTTATAGTCGTGGACAGTCTAATGGCTTTGTAATTGGAAAAATGTTGAAGGAAGATATTCCAATATCTCTTCCGTGGCAAAAGCTTTTTAACACTCATATTGGTATCTTTGGGAATACAGGTAGTGGAAAATCAAATACGTTAGCCAAACTGTATACTGTACTATTTGAGCAAAAGTTAGAATCTATAGGGGATAAGAGCAAATTCGTTATTTTGGACTTCAATGGTGAATATACAGCTGATCAATTGGCTGAAGCTAATTATAAAAACACTTTGCAATTAAACACTCAAACTGAAGGGCAAGACAAATTTCCTTTGAATGAAAACGAGTTTTGGAACTCTGAAACATTGAGTATTTTGTTTCAAGCCACAGCTAATACACAGAGACCTTTTTTAAATCGTATCATTAGCGGTAGAAAGAAGTTTATTGATAATCCTGACAGCCTTTTGAACTACATTAAAACAACATTCAAAGCAGTGTTTACTGCAGCAGCACCAAAAGCAGATACACTTGACCTATTAAGAAGCATTGTACATATTTTAAATAACACTGAGCTCAGTAGCAAGTTAAAAGAAATTACATGGATGGGGCATCCAAATAATACTTTTAAAAGCAATGGAACGTATTTTAATGCTGATGGTGCAGGTTATACAAATGTTTTTCAAAATACTGTTGACAATATCACAATTGATACATTAAATCCTTTTGATGAATTGGTCATCCGAACAAACTTACAATTAATACGAGACCTCATATACGGTTATGTTCAGTTTGAACATATTCAGCCATTATTAAAAAGGATTGAATCTTCACTTAACAGTTTAAAAAAAGTGGTCTCAATTGAAAACAATCAAACTGAAAGTAAATTACTGACAGTTGTTTCTTTGAGAAAATCTAATCAGGAAATAAAAAAAGTTTTGCCACTTCTTATCGCAAAGCATTTTTATCATCAACATAAAGATACTGTTGGAAATCCACCCGATAAGACAATGCATCTTATTATTGATGAGGCTCATAATATTTTGTCTCAACAATCTACAAGAGAGAATGAAAATTGGAAGGATTACAGATTAGAATTATTTGAAGAGATAATCAAAGAAGGTCGAAAATTCGGTATGTTTATTACTCTGTCAAGCCAAAGACCAGCAGATATTTCACCGACAATCATATCGCAGCTACATAACTTTTTTATTCACCGCTTGGTCAACGATAGAGACTTATTTCTTCTTGATAATACCATTAGCACATTAGACAATTTATCAAGAAGTTTGATTCCAAACTTGTCAAAAGGCAGTTGTATTGTTACAGGTACATCTTTCGATTTACCTATGGTACTGCAAATAGATCGTCTTGAAAGAGTAAAACAACCTGACAGTGAAGATGTAAACCTAGAGCTACTATGGCGTACAGAACTGTAA
- a CDS encoding SIR2 family protein, with product MSQKININDIYDKNINFLIGSGASCGLFPTLAVDLKGNAGEDQTIETLATLFEQGSGEPNKYALLFMHYYKECIEPAMTFDIESVGADATKKAVIENYKKFIETLLTILEHRKNHEKSCNIFTTNYDGCFVHTADNILQSGKIEFIINDGTRGFKRRYLHAKNFNSSMYQKGVFGNHRSEIPQINLIHLHGSVYWHKDEENILVDYTTPNENRMIKISKGTTTKLNNFSNILKDPSKRVNDFSTSTIREKTRTEFLKSYQKLPIVNPTKWKFHETVFEEHYYQMLRLLSYELEKPKSVFITFGFSFADEHILNLVKRSLSNPTLQLFICCYSEAGCSNLKEHFKAYRNVEFITIDGSLDFTAFNNKVFTLDPDNTEEIEPEQQRVD from the coding sequence ATGAGTCAAAAAATTAATATCAATGATATTTACGATAAGAATATTAATTTCTTAATCGGCTCTGGAGCATCTTGCGGGCTTTTCCCAACTCTTGCAGTAGATCTAAAAGGTAATGCTGGCGAAGATCAAACTATTGAAACACTTGCAACACTTTTTGAACAAGGCTCAGGAGAACCAAATAAATATGCCTTACTTTTCATGCACTATTATAAGGAATGTATCGAACCAGCGATGACATTCGATATTGAATCTGTAGGTGCTGACGCAACAAAAAAAGCAGTAATCGAAAACTATAAAAAATTCATTGAGACTTTACTGACAATACTCGAACATCGAAAAAATCATGAAAAAAGTTGCAATATTTTCACTACAAATTATGATGGTTGTTTTGTCCATACTGCAGACAATATTTTACAAAGTGGAAAAATAGAATTTATAATCAATGATGGTACGAGAGGATTCAAGAGACGCTATCTACACGCCAAGAACTTCAATAGTTCCATGTATCAAAAAGGAGTTTTTGGAAACCATCGAAGCGAAATTCCTCAGATCAATTTAATCCATCTTCATGGCTCAGTATATTGGCATAAAGATGAGGAGAATATCCTAGTTGACTACACCACACCCAATGAAAACAGAATGATTAAAATCAGTAAAGGTACAACCACTAAGCTAAATAACTTTTCTAACATTTTAAAAGATCCGAGTAAAAGAGTAAATGACTTTAGTACAAGTACTATAAGAGAAAAGACAAGAACTGAATTTCTAAAGAGCTATCAAAAACTGCCAATCGTTAACCCTACAAAGTGGAAGTTTCACGAAACAGTATTTGAGGAACACTATTACCAAATGCTTAGACTCCTAAGTTATGAACTTGAAAAGCCAAAATCAGTATTCATAACATTTGGATTCTCTTTTGCCGACGAGCATATTTTGAACCTTGTTAAAAGATCACTGTCGAATCCTACGCTACAACTTTTTATTTGTTGCTACAGTGAAGCAGGCTGTTCAAACCTAAAAGAGCATTTTAAAGCATACCGGAATGTAGAATTTATCACTATAGACGGTTCATTGGACTTTACTGCATTTAATAACAAAGTTTTTACTCTTGACCCTGATAATACAGAAGAAATAGAACCGGAGCAACAACGTGTCGATTAA
- a CDS encoding endonuclease, whose protein sequence is MRLLIAFLTITLSLNAASFSKSKKLLLKKVYHDNKITFYCENPYEIKRVNGKEKTLIIQDKKYYTPRNKYYKSGKINTRAKRVEWEHIMPAHNFGKHLPCWREGGRKACRKDKTFKAMEADMHNLVPAIGEVNGDRSNYRYGANIPKATQYGNCQFEVDFKAKRAYPKEDIRGNIARVYFYMSDKYNVRLSKQERKMMEAWDKQDPVSEWERVKNKRIQKIQGNSNSYIK, encoded by the coding sequence ATGAGATTACTAATAGCTTTTCTAACAATTACATTATCTTTAAATGCAGCATCTTTTTCAAAATCTAAAAAATTACTACTTAAAAAAGTTTATCATGATAATAAGATTACTTTTTATTGTGAAAATCCCTATGAAATAAAAAGAGTAAATGGTAAAGAAAAAACTCTTATAATCCAAGATAAAAAATATTACACTCCAAGAAATAAATATTATAAAAGTGGGAAAATAAATACAAGAGCTAAAAGAGTGGAATGGGAACATATAATGCCTGCTCATAACTTTGGAAAACATCTTCCTTGTTGGCGAGAGGGAGGACGAAAAGCTTGTAGAAAAGATAAAACATTTAAAGCTATGGAAGCTGATATGCATAACTTAGTTCCTGCTATTGGTGAAGTAAATGGAGATAGAAGTAATTATAGATATGGTGCTAATATACCAAAAGCTACACAATATGGTAACTGTCAATTTGAAGTTGATTTTAAAGCTAAAAGAGCATATCCAAAAGAAGATATTAGAGGTAATATTGCAAGAGTATACTTTTATATGTCTGATAAATACAATGTAAGACTATCTAAACAAGAAAGAAAGATGATGGAAGCTTGGGACAAGCAAGATCCAGTTTCTGAGTGGGAAAGAGTTAAAAATAAAAGAATTCAGAAAATTCAGGGGAATAGTAATTCTTATATTAAATAA
- a CDS encoding winged helix-turn-helix domain-containing protein, which produces MNLNLTDEQQQKLTNKLKEKKQSFYEYLTSLVLKDIEGKYDLGKGFYYELYSDKLFNKKDEEIKLTKTQKNIITYLINNNTEKISAEELYEKCWEKNKFSIFTVRNVIKQIRDKTYYNMLNNKSNVGYTIYPN; this is translated from the coding sequence AGCTTACTAATAAACTAAAAGAAAAGAAACAATCTTTTTATGAATATTTAACTTCTTTAGTCCTTAAAGATATTGAAGGTAAATATGATTTAGGAAAAGGTTTTTATTATGAACTTTATTCAGATAAGTTATTTAATAAAAAAGATGAAGAAATTAAACTTACCAAAACTCAAAAAAATATAATTACTTATTTAATAAATAATAATACAGAAAAAATATCTGCTGAAGAACTTTATGAAAAATGTTGGGAAAAAAATAAATTTTCTATATTTACAGTTAGAAATGTTATAAAACAAATTAGAGATAAAACTTATTATAATATGTTAAATAATAAATCTAATGTTGGGTATACTATTTATCCTAACTAA